A stretch of DNA from Mus musculus strain C57BL/6J chromosome 6, GRCm38.p6 C57BL/6J:
ccactgagccatctcaccagcccccacccccgATTTCTTAATACCTCACATAGATGGTGTTAGCTTCCACTTTGATAATTCTGCCATCCTCTTGTCCTGTCCCTTTTCATCAGCCCAGGGCTCTCTTCTCAATAGCACAGAAAGCAGAGACTTGTACAGTCCAGGGCCAGTACTGCACTCCCAATGTGCTGGCACCTTCAGGCCCAGCTCAGCCCCACACCTCACACGGGGTCCTTTAAGTAGCCAGGATGTGGAGTACTTTACTTTGTATTCGGAGGCAGGCAGGCGGCTACCCAGAATGCCTCATAGGCCTGGTGGACCTTGatgaagaagctgagagaaaaaCGGAACAAGATTGTTTTCAATAGGGATAATTCCAAAAGCAGATGTTGGGGGTATGGTAGAAACATCTGGAACTCAGCACACTGGACTTCATCCCTGGTTTGGGTGGGCAGATACCTGAGAGTAGGTTGATCTACAAACTCACCTTGCTGTCTGTGAAGTCCCAGAAACAACAACAGCGCAGAAAGGAAGATGATGCTGGCAAAGATGACTCCCAAGGTTCCTCTCTGCTCTGTGGGTGAGAATGAACACAAGACCACATGCTGAGCCCTCACCCTCCAGTACCCCTCCCCTTAGGAGGGGAGCTCTGGCCTGGGTGCTGTGAATCCTCACGGAAGGACGGGAGCCTGCCCACGCAGCAGCACTGCACTTGTTCAAGACTCTCAAGTTTGTGTGTTGCTGTTCTGCCTCTTACTCCATCGGGGCTTTGTtattctgagacagggcctcatgatgtccaagctggctttgaacttaggaGTCCTGCCACAGCCTTCTAGTGCTGTGTTTATAGGCACACCCCACTAGACCCTATTCTATCTCAGgacatttgaaaatgttttacagAAGAGAATGAGGCTATCTCAGTGACTACCAGCAAATAGCTGGGGAATGATGTGagccaaaacaaaaggcaagctTTGGGGAAGCTCATAGTCTAGCGAGCAACCAAATAGGTCTGGAGCTCTTGGATATTTCATTGTGAGGTGCACATCCTTTCCTGCCTGAAACTGCAGCATTCTGTGGCCTTTGGGATGAAGTGTGTGTAGATATAGGGTGTAAACACGTAAGGGCTTGCAGCTTGCCTTTTGGTTATAGTGTCTCCTTTATTGTATATTGGTAGAGAACCTGGGGCAAACTGCTCAGTGTCTGCAAATGCCAGCTTACTCATCTGTAAGATGAATTCTGGACATGGCGATGGTGTCTGTAGTCCCagctatttgggaggctgagtAGGAGGGCTGCTTGGcagaggagtttgaggccagcctgctcaggAAGACCGGTTTCCAAAAATAAATGGGAGGTGTAATATGTGAGATCACCCTCAGAAGCTCTTGAGTATATTGGGGGTGGAGAGTTGGCTAAGAAGTCAAGAgttcttgttgctcttgcaaaggacctgggttccagtCTTAGCAGCCACATAGTGGCTGACAAGCATCTGTACCTCCAGtgctaggggatctgatgccctcttcaggtctcCATGGGCATTGCTTGCCCATGGTGCACTACAGCAGGCAAACCAcgcaaacacataaaatattaaagttaGTGTAGAAGCTGACTTTCCAATGCTTGGTCATATGGGTGTGCAGATGTAATCGTCTTAAGTATCATTGCCTCGTGCCCTTTTTTGCACACACCCTCAGGCCCCTAGGTTTTCTGTAGACTCTTGTGTCGTTTGGTTTTCATATGGACTGTGCTTCCAGTCTTAAGGGCTTCCTGCTGAACTTGGGCTGGGCTCAAAGGTCTGTTTTGGGTCTTTTTCCCTGTCTGCCTCAATTTGTCTCTCTAGCTCCTATGGGAAGGAGCAGCACTCCTTTACCTCTGATACCCAGCCCAAGCTTACTCATCTCATTATTTGGAGGCTGGGGATTCATAGTGGTAGAGGATGCCACTCTGGGAAAGATAAAGATAAGATAAAGAGTGTGCAGAAGGTGGAACTGAGGAAACGCATGAGAATAGCACACAGCCAAAGATGACCTGTAAGCAGGGGAGTCCCAGCCTGAATACagacaggggaggagagaggacacCCCCAGTACCTGGATTTGGCAAAACCCTCATGCTGGTTGTAAGGGGCTCCTCCAGGGAGACGTGGGCGACTTGGCAGGTGTAAGTGGCACCTGTGGGGCCTGGGTCAGCCATCACCGTGGAAGAAATGCTGTAGGTTCCCATCGTGCTCTGCCTGAGGCTGGAGAAGGAGGCACCAGAGACTTGGGCTGGAATTCCACCCAGCTCCTCTCGAATCCACGTCACTCCCACATCCAGAGGATAGTAGCCGGCAATGCTGCAGACGAGGGAAGGCAGAGGATCCTTGTTTGCCAAGTGCAGTTGTATTTTGGGGGGAGCTGGAGAAAGAACAAGGAGTAAGATTTTAGAGGTATCCGACCAGAGCCCTCAGAGGAGCCTGCAGCCTCTTTAAGCGTGAAGGTATGTTATAGAGACGGAAACTCCTCAGTGTTTCAAGATGTTGGGGTGAGGGCTCTTCCTGGACACAGATCTTAAAAGGCTGGGAATTCAACCTAGGGCCTTATAAGTACTAGCAAGTGctataccactgagccacataccCTACcgtttggttttctcttttatCACCTCTGCAAGCCAGTGATTGCTCATTGAGTTGAGAACTGCTTTCTGCCTGTCCTTAATTGGCTGTTGCCGCCATTAGGAAGTGCTAGGAACATAAGATGAAGGCCCTTGTGGCCGCAGGTCTCCAGAGCAACTAGGAATGAAGCACGCAGGACTGTCTTTACAGTgggaaagatgtttttaaaaaaccTGTTCTAAAatcaatcaaagaaacaaaaacccccaaaaacctGTTCTTCCATCCACAAAGCTGAAAATTGGAAGTGATTAATAGCCTGGATCTGTGTTATCTGTTGGTCCAGGCCATACCAAGCTCCTCCAACCAGGACCAGAGGTGGCTGGTGATCTAAATGACCCTTATATTATCTGTATAACCAGGGGGCTCCCCCAAGCTCCCAAAACCAGGACCAGAGGTGGCTGATAGCCCAAATGACCTCTACACTATCTGTATGACTGAGAACATCTCAGAGCCTTCCCTAAAGCCCTAAAGCTAATACAGGCTTCCTATCTTTAGAACCCATTTTCTTGAAAGAAATGACATGGACTCTAAGTCCAGTTTTGATGTAATTACAAGGGACTGTATTATACCAGCATAACTTTTCCCCCAGTTATACTGCGTTTAAGTTTGTTGGGGATAAATCGCCTTGTATCAGACTTCCCAAGTCGGATCCAGGTTGAAGAAGTTAATCTGAACCAAGGTTTCTTTCTCCCTGTGATTGACTTCCTTGCCTGGACACCTGCAGGGTCCCTCTCAAGGAAATGGTCCAGGGGACTGAAATTACAGACAGCTAGCCCAGGGTTTTTATTCTGATGTAGTTATTTCCTGGGGGTATTATCTTGGCATTCAGTGAGACGCCTTATCTGATCACCCACACCTCCAGAATGAAGATGGTGTTTGGGTTGTGGGAATGCATTCCTTCTCTGAGGAAATTTTCTCTGGGGTTGGATTCTAGTCTGGGAAACATTCCCATAGGCATCTCCCTCTCCCTTATCCCAGAAAACCCAAGGCCTGTCCTTACCCAGGATGTTAAGTGGCATGATCTGTTGAGCTTGATACAGAGAGGTGGAGATCTGGCAGATGTAGTTCCCCTCATCCTTTAGAGTGAGGTTGGGTAAGGTGAGAGAGGCGTTTCCAGCCCTGAGTAGCTCCTCAGGCTCCAGTGTAGCGCCCTTGCGCTTGGCCTGCCCCTGCCCTGTCTTCCAGCTGTACACCAGCTGGCCGCTGCCTTTATGCTGCAGCCGCCACTCCACGCCAGTGAGGTCCAGGCCTGGTGCCATGGAGAAACTGCagtgcagggagacagaggaccCCAGCAGGTGGTTCAGGGTTTGGGTCTCTGATGTCACCTGGAACTCCActgtagagagaaagaaagggtgacTTACAGACTGTTTCTTCCTTAAGGTCACCTGGCCTCTGAGCCATGGACAGACAGCTCCGGCTCCCTTCCCTGGACAGTGGTACTGAGTTCATTTCCTGTCCAGTGGAGCCATAAATTAATGGTGCAGCAAGGCACACATGAGAGCCTAAACCCACAATCTTCGTGGTTCAGTCCCTCCAAGTGCAAGGACTGCAGATGTGGACAGTACGTCCAGCTTCAATAGTCACGTCTTTCCATGAATGAAATACTGTTAAGTCCTGTGTGCACTGGACCCTTGTTACTGTGAGTAGAGCACTCCCCAGCCTTGATAGGCTTTTGGGATCCTTGGTTATTGTGAAGCAGAGTGGCCTTGACTTTCAGCTATCAGCCCTAACTGCACATGGGAGCATTTGGGGGTGAAGTGTTGTGGTCCCTACAGCCTAGTCAGTCCAGGGGAGGATATCTATGTTAGTCGGGTAGAGAGGAACTATGACAGCTGACGAAATAGGTCAGAAATAAGTCACGGCTGGGTGGGGGTAtgttgtttcatttatttgtagATCTGAATAAGTTCAAAAAGGGAGAAGCACTAAACTACCCATGGCCAAGGATAGGAGATGCTGAACATCTTTTCTGATGTGGCAAGGCACATTCAGAAAGGACTGTAGAGCCGGAGGGTGTGGTAGTATATGCCTGTACCATCAGCTACTAAGGAGGCATGACAGAATCACAAGTTTCCAGGCCTGCCAGGGCATCTGGGTGAGACCCCTGTTTCACAATAAAACTGAAAAAGGAATTGAAGCTGTAGTTTAGTAGTAGAGCTCGTGTTTAGCACAAGGCTCTAGGTTCTATCCTCAGTATGGGACAACATAATACTAAAGGCTAATGTTTTAGGGGTTTGCAGGGATAGGAGAGGGGCCCCCTCATCGTCATCTTCTGTGGACTTGATTTTCTCCTTTTTGGAGGCAAAATAATGAACTGGACTCTCCAGGTGCCTGTCAATATGTTTCCTCTTGGTTTTGAACCTGGTAGGAGGTACTAAGTGGGAGAGAATGAGGAATGGGCTCACTAGTAAGAGCTACTGAGCACTTCTTTCTCCCTGTGCTCTGCTGTAATTGCCATGAAGCACCAGACCAGACTCCCTCTCCCTGGGAGGAAACATGAGTTTGGCTAAATAAGAGTGTAGTGACATGTGTAGCTACAGTGTCCTCATGTGTTGCTTCCCCACTTTGGAGAAAATACCTGATGATTATTATGTTTTGATGCTTGCTCGAATAAGGATCTCCTAGCATCCCCTCTTCTTGACTCAGgatattttagaaagaaaagatgaagctCTATGGGTACCTCAGGAGGACCTGTGGgatatttgttttcttccttctatcCCATCTCtaaccacaaaagaaaacaaaataccaaccaacaaaccaaccaaacaaacaaaaaacaaattaaaaaaacaacaaccccccccccaaaaaaaaaaaaaaaccaaaaccaaaaaaccaaaaaactatctTGGGGCTATTGAGATGGCATAGtgcataaagtgcttgctgccaagcataGTGAACtagttcaatccctggaaacCACATGGTAGGTTctataagctgtcctctgatctctacctatgtgctgtggcatgtgcacacGTATGTGCGCATggacgcgcacacacacacacacacacaataatacaaAATGTTCCTGTGCCACTGCATTTTGTTTTCTCACCTTGAGTCTTCACTGTGCCCTGGGCACTCAGAGGTAGGTTCAGTGTAGGGTGCCGGACAGCTCCAACTTCAGCATCTCTTAGAGTCTTCATCACCATGGAGACACTGGGGCCACCTCTAGAAACCTGCATGTTGCTGATGAACCAATGTGCTTTCTCAAAAGTGGCCTCTTGTCTGGCCTGGAGGAAATACTTGGAGATCTCGCAGGTCACTGCCTTCCCGCTGCAGTCAGCATGGAGCAACGCCTCTGCCTGGGGAATCTGTACCAAGTCCACTGGGGAGAAGGGCAGCATACAGAAGTAATGTTGGATGGACAACGCcagaccgggggggggggggggcaggcgtGGGTAGATAGAACTGGGAACGGGGCTGTTCCTGTGGAGGAAGCCTAGGATGGGGAGATTTTACCTGAGGCCTCAAAGATAACAGGTGAATCCTGTTTGGTCTCAGTGCTCCCCTGGAAATCTGTGATGCCTTCCAGGGAGCCATCATCCAGCACTGGTACCTGCTTCAGCACAAGCAAggccctctccctgtccccactGCTGGCAAAAGCCCCGCGGTGCCTGTCTTCTGTCACCAAGAAGCAGTCTAAGATGATGTCCGTGGGCTGCCGCTGTCTTTCTGCTGTGGTGGGCGCTGTGGGAGGGTCTGCAGGGAAAGTGGAACAAGCACCCTCGTCCTCCACACTCTTCCCACCCCTTCACCAAGCCCCGGGCTGagcagcaggtaaaggtgccttCTGAGCCCCGCTGTCCTGGTGTCATCTATAAACCCAGCTTCTGCTGAGGCACCTGCTACTCAGGCAGCGGCTCTGTGAGTTATTTCAAGTCCTAGATCTGTCCTGATCAAAGCCAGAGGGGTTTATGCTTTGTATTTCTGAGTCTCAGCTGTGGGATGCAAGGGAATTTCTGGAAAGGAAttctcaggttaaaaaaaaaaaaaaaaaaaaggaataagaaaTACTGCCACAGGGGAGAGGAGCCAAGACACTGCTGTTCCTAGGGACATTGACAACCTTTTTCTCATCACCCAActttcccagaggcctctgcttTCTGCCATAGCCACGCCCACCAGGAGTCACCAACCCAATGATTTCTTAGCCTGGGGAGCCCCTTCCTCTTCTAAGGATTCAACTCAGGGCAGTGAGCTGTCCCACAGAATGCTAACACCCTGCCTTCCCATCGAGGAAGCCCCCCTTTTCTGTGAGTTCTCTGCCGTACCCCTCTCCAAACTGGTTCCGCATGTTGTGAGTGCCGCACTCATTTGCTGGGCTTAGCAGACAAGCTGGTGCTGTTCTGAGAAGGTGGCTTCCTGGGGCTCCTTTAGCTTGGCGCTTCCTCCCCCCCAGTCCCCCAGGCCCCAGCCTGGTCTCCGCACTCACCAGTCCCTGCTGCCCCAGAGACAGCCAAACAGAGCAGCAGATACCAGCTGGGCTCCAAGCCCATGGAGGCTACTCTCAGGCTCTTCCTTGCTGGCTGCCTTCTCCACAGTTCCCCTGCTAGTGATCTCTGGCTGAAGAGGGGGTTCTGTGAGCACCCTCACTTAGCACCTGTGGTCTCCGTTCTCTTATCGTTTCTCTTTCACTTTCACTTCAACTGCCTCTGTGGCCGCCCGCCCGAGGCCAGTAATGGCTGCAGCCAGCTCTGCTTTCTGTTCTCCCTAAGGTCCACCCCGCACCCAAGAAATCCCCAGGTGATTTCAAAACCTGGTATCACCACATCAGCTTTCCCATCAGCCCCAACtatgagagggctggagagggggTGGAGCCAGAAGATAGATTCCCCGGTACTCTGGACCCTTCTTCCTTTCAGTCCATGTTAAATCCTTTGGGTCTGCCCTGGTGACAACTCCCTGTTCAGATCTGTGATCGAACAGACGAGATGGGGTGTGGCCTAGTTCTAGGATTGGAATTTTAGGAGGCTGGACAGCTATGTGAAGTCTCACTTTTAacttgtatttgtgtatatgcggTGTATACACTTGTGTGGGTGAGTATGCCCAGCCCTGCCTGTGTGTGGAGGCTCGGTGAGGGCACTGGGTGTCTTGCTCTATTACCCCACCTTATtcttcagagacagggtctctttctgaACCTGGAATTGTTTGGTAGCCAACAAGCACAGCAGTGATCTCCTGCTGTCTCTACTCCAAGCCCCGCCCTTGTCACACCACTTAACCCCTTGAATTACAAGCTCAGGGCCACACTgagggattgtttgtttgtttgtttcagttgtAGGTGTGCGTATTTGAAGTTAGCATTTACACTATCCTTCTTCCTAGTTCACtgtcccttcttttttttcttcttcctcctcctcctcttgttcccCTACCCTCATTCTGTAGGAAGGGGAATAGCACATGGAGAGTGTCCATAGCTGGCTTGTTACTAGAGTCCCTGGGCCGTAAGGCTTGGCTCCGGGTTCCAGTGTTTGCCTGCACAGAGAGAAGGGACAATGTGTATAGAAGTAgacaaatgaatttatttatagttttagcTCAACTGAGAGAAAGTCTCAGCCTCAGCTTTCCCACAGCACTGTCACAACTTACAGAGAAGACAGAACCAAGGCCAGgaagtctgtgtgtctgtagaTAGTGTCTCTCACGGCAGTCAGTCCTTCTGGTACCAGGGCACCTGCCGGTGGctcattccatttttttaaaaaaaattattatttttaatcgtgtgtgtgtgtgtgtgtgtgtgtgtgtgtgtgtgtgtgtccgtcctgTGTTTGTAGATGCCAGAGGAGGTCAAAGGTGTCAGACCCTCTGAAAGTAGAGTTACAGCTGGTTTCGATCCATTTgacagtgctgggaatcaaactctggtcctctggaggaacacTTCGTGCTCCTCACTGCCAAGCCCCCTCTGGAGCCCTTGGTGAGCCATTTCCACCCCTGGCATGTAGTTTTGTCAGCTGGACGGTTTCACTTAGAGTAAGTGTGCTTTATAGCTAGAGCCTGAGTCTCCCCAGCTTGCTGGGCCACACACTGGGATCCTGCTCTTGTCCCTGTTGGTCTCAGAAGGGCAGTTTGTTGAGTATTCACAGGAAAGGGTTCTGATGACCATGACAGGGGAGCAGGCCACCATTGAGGTCTCTGTGGATGGCCCCTCGTCAGAAAGGGCCCCACCAGCACCCGGTCAAGGGTAGAAAGCAGGCTCGGGTTTCCGGTAGTCCTCCTGGATAGGGATAGCACTGCcctcctcttccctggggcaGCTGTAAGGACAAGGCTCTTCAGGCACTGCCTGCCGGTCTTCATCTGTGCAAACACAATCGGTCAGCAGTGGAGAGAAGAAAGGTgaaggggagaaaagaggagaaaagccCAAGTGGAGGGCTGAGAGCTGGGGGGCTTGGGGAgtctgggggaaggacacttgaggAGCCAGAGTAGGTGGGTGGAGTAGGTGTGGGGGCTTTAGGTGTGGGTAGCACAGCtgagagacaggagggaaggCCTGTGTCTTACTTGGCCCGTGGTTTCTTCTTTGATGGAAGAACAAGATTGCACCCAGGACGAAGATAAGAAACATGCTGGAGAAGGTCACAAAGATCCGGATGCAGTCCGAGCTGCACAGGGGTCTATGGGCTGTGACGGGCAAGAGCACACCGAGGCTTTGGAGGGGCATCTCACCCTGGACCCttagccctgtctgtctgtccttttcctGAGTAACCCTGCCCCTGTTGGACCAGTCCTTTCTCTCCTAATCTCTAACTAGAGTCTGCTTCCCCCTCCTTTGCCTccagctctgtctgtctctgtgtctttctcggAGTCTAGTTTAGTCCCTTGAGACAGGATTCCTCCCTGACCTGGAAGCTTGCTGGTTTGAGCTctgctggctctgcctctgcctctgaatgtGAGGGCTACAGATACGA
This window harbors:
- the Cd27 gene encoding CD27 antigen isoform X3 → MAWPPPYWLCMLGTLVGLSATLAPNSCPDKHYWTGGGLCCRMCEPGTFFVKDCEQDRTAAQCDPCIPGTSFSPDYHTRPHCESCRHCNSEKPSWPLHRQLPNSTVYSQRSSHRPLCSSDCIRIFVTFSSMFLIFVLGAILFFHQRRNHGPSKTQAFPPVSQLCYPHLKPPHLLHPPTLAPQVSFPQTPQAPQLSALHLGFSPLFSPSPFFSPLLTDCVCTDEDRQAVPEEPCPYSCPREEEGSAIPIQEDYRKPEPAFYP
- the Tapbpl gene encoding tapasin-related protein isoform X1, with the translated sequence MSAALTTCGTSLERDPPTAPTTAERQRQPTDIILDCFLVTEDRHRGAFASSGDRERALLVLKQVPVLDDGSLEGITDFQGSTETKQDSPVIFEASVDLVQIPQAEALLHADCSGKAVTCEISKYFLQARQEATFEKAHWFISNMQVSRGGPSVSMVMKTLRDAEVGAVRHPTLNLPLSAQGTVKTQVEFQVTSETQTLNHLLGSSVSLHCSFSMAPGLDLTGVEWRLQHKGSGQLVYSWKTGQGQAKRKGATLEPEELLRAGNASLTLPNLTLKDEGNYICQISTSLYQAQQIMPLNILAPPKIQLHLANKDPLPSLVCSIAGYYPLDVGVTWIREELGGIPAQVSGASFSSLRQSTMGTYSISSTVMADPGPTGATYTCQVAHVSLEEPLTTSMRVLPNPEQRGTLGVIFASIIFLSALLLFLGLHRQQASSSRSTRPMRHSG
- the Cd27 gene encoding CD27 antigen isoform X4, with protein sequence MAWPPPYWLCMLGTLVGLSATLAPNSCPDKHYWTGGGLCCRMCEPEKPSWPLHRQLPNSTVYSQRSSHRPLCSSDCIRIFVTFSSMFLIFVLGAILFFHQRRNHGPSKTQAFPPVSQLCYPHLKPPHLLHPPTLAPQVSFPQTPQAPQLSALHLGFSPLFSPSPFFSPLLTDCVCTDEDRQAVPEEPCPYSCPREEEGSAIPIQEDYRKPEPAFYP
- the Cd27 gene encoding CD27 antigen isoform X2 produces the protein MAWPPPYWLCMLGTLVGLSATLAPNSCPDKHYWTGGGLCCRMCEPGFLIRNCTVTANAECSCSKNWQCRDQECTECDPPLNPALTRQPSETPSPQPPPTHLPHGTEKPSWPLHRQLPNSTVYSQRSSHRPLCSSDCIRIFVTFSSMFLIFVLGAILFFHQRRNHGPSKTQAFPPVSQLCYPHLKPPHLLHPPTLAPQVSFPQTPQAPQLSALHLGFSPLFSPSPFFSPLLTDCVCTDEDRQAVPEEPCPYSCPREEEGSAIPIQEDYRKPEPAFYP
- the Cd27 gene encoding CD27 antigen isoform b precursor (isoform b precursor is encoded by transcript variant 2) — protein: MAWPPPYWLCMLGTLVGLSATLAPNSCPDKHYWTGGGLCCRMCEPEKPSWPLHRQLPNSTVYSQRSSHRPLCSSDCIRIFVTFSSMFLIFVLGAILFFHQRRNHGPNEDRQAVPEEPCPYSCPREEEGSAIPIQEDYRKPEPAFYP
- the Tapbpl gene encoding tapasin-related protein precursor, with amino-acid sequence MGLEPSWYLLLCLAVSGAAGTDPPTAPTTAERQRQPTDIILDCFLVTEDRHRGAFASSGDRERALLVLKQVPVLDDGSLEGITDFQGSTETKQDSPVIFEASVDLVQIPQAEALLHADCSGKAVTCEISKYFLQARQEATFEKAHWFISNMQVSRGGPSVSMVMKTLRDAEVGAVRHPTLNLPLSAQGTVKTQVEFQVTSETQTLNHLLGSSVSLHCSFSMAPGLDLTGVEWRLQHKGSGQLVYSWKTGQGQAKRKGATLEPEELLRAGNASLTLPNLTLKDEGNYICQISTSLYQAQQIMPLNILAPPKIQLHLANKDPLPSLVCSIAGYYPLDVGVTWIREELGGIPAQVSGASFSSLRQSTMGTYSISSTVMADPGPTGATYTCQVAHVSLEEPLTTSMRVLPNPEQRGTLGVIFASIIFLSALLLFLGLHRQQASSSRSTRPMRHSG